One Streptomyces sp. NBC_00454 genomic region harbors:
- a CDS encoding DUF2625 domain-containing protein has protein sequence MRQLSELTDVDEPAWPLLQEQFANSSAPLESLPARAPEQGRACLLQLQVTARSWLGALALNSGGLTVDGGWLRVYGGATGDRDGLPALPGALPSLAQVNDFPAAFDPAWHPAAGLIVGHDVLGGVFALNGHDPAASGRPGDPGQMLYFAPDSLEWEALEMGYGAWLTWLLSGSLAQFYDGLRWPGWQAEAAALEPSQGIAVYPYLWSKEAHADLAATSRRAVPMTELLGLSRDFCLQFGPNDPGFLGSV, from the coding sequence ATGAGACAGCTGAGCGAATTGACGGACGTGGACGAACCAGCCTGGCCGCTCCTGCAGGAGCAGTTCGCCAACAGCTCGGCGCCGCTGGAGTCGCTCCCCGCCCGGGCCCCCGAGCAGGGCCGGGCCTGTCTGCTGCAGCTGCAGGTCACCGCACGATCGTGGCTGGGCGCCTTGGCACTGAACTCGGGCGGCCTGACCGTGGACGGCGGCTGGCTGCGCGTCTACGGGGGCGCGACCGGTGACAGGGACGGCCTCCCAGCCCTCCCAGGCGCCCTCCCGAGCCTGGCCCAGGTCAACGACTTCCCCGCCGCCTTCGACCCCGCCTGGCATCCGGCCGCCGGACTGATCGTCGGCCACGACGTCCTGGGCGGGGTGTTCGCCCTCAACGGCCACGACCCCGCCGCATCCGGACGCCCCGGCGACCCCGGGCAGATGCTCTACTTCGCCCCGGACTCCCTGGAGTGGGAGGCGCTGGAGATGGGCTACGGGGCCTGGCTGACCTGGCTGCTGTCGGGAAGCCTGGCCCAGTTCTACGACGGCCTCCGCTGGCCCGGATGGCAGGCCGAAGCAGCAGCCCTGGAGCCGTCCCAGGGAATCGCCGTCTACCCGTACCTCTGGTCGAAGGAAGCCCACGCAGACCTGGCAGCGACCAGTAGAAGAGCGGTCCCCATGACCGAATTGCTCGGCCTGAGCCGCGACTTCTGCCTGCAGTTCGGGCCGAACGACCCGGGGTTCCTTGGATCGGTCTAG